DNA sequence from the uncultured Cohaesibacter sp. genome:
ATGTCCGCGGTATTCCTCGGAGCTGGCTGGACCTTGCGCACCGGCGGACATATCCGTGTGTCCCTGCTGATCAGCAAACTGCCGCGCCTTGGAGAATGGGTCGCCACCCTCATCGGCCTTGCCATCTCTGGATATATGAGCAGCGCTCTCATCAAACTGGCATGGACCTATTATGCCAGCGGTCGCACCAGCGGCTCGGTTACCAACACACCGCTGGCCATCCCGGCCACCATCATCGCCTTCGGCGCCACTATGATGACGCTGCAGATCCTCCTGCGCGCCGTGCGGCTTGCCCTTGGCGAGGCTCCTGACCTCGATACGACGGGCGAAGAAAACCCTTCCCCGATTATGGATTGATGCCGACATGCCCGCTTCTGTCATTCTCCCCCTCGTTCTGCTTGTCGTCATTCTCGGGTCCGGCGTCTGGATCGGTCTCGGTCTGGCCGGTATCGGCCTCATTAGCCTTGAGATTTTCCGTAGTGTTCCCGTTGACAAGCTGTTCTCGCAAGCCATCTGGAACGGCCTTTCTTCGGCCGAACTGCTCG
Encoded proteins:
- a CDS encoding TRAP transporter small permease, which gives rise to MKILRAIDRLSMGLSLLSGIALGCMALLIVAEIFLRKFAGISLHYVWEVSVFAHMSAVFLGAGWTLRTGGHIRVSLLISKLPRLGEWVATLIGLAISGYMSSALIKLAWTYYASGRTSGSVTNTPLAIPATIIAFGATMMTLQILLRAVRLALGEAPDLDTTGEENPSPIMD